One uncultured Flavobacterium sp. genomic window, CATCACTATCAACTTATATACAGTCACACCAAACCACATCAGCCTCAGAATCCTTTAATTACATCATTAAAACCATTTTGGCAAATTTAGATCATTCTATTTCTATTTTAAGAAATGAAGCCATTATAACTGATACTTTTTTTGATAAGGAAGATGTTACCTTGCAATTTGAAGAGCTAAAACGAGTTAATTTTAAACGTTTGGCTGCAGATGACGAACTCGACAAAGAAACACGTCAAGCAAAGATGCAGGAAGCACAAATGGTCATCGAGCAATTGATCTGGATGAGCAATCTGGCCGAAAAGATTCTAAAAATTACAAAAGAGATAAAAGCAACAAATCCAGATTAATCCTTTTAGATTTTCTACTAAAAAATATTTTGCTTTATGAAATCTGTTGTTACAACAGTGGCAAACTCTCCATTTAAACTAGCAAGTGCTGTTTCGTGAATGAGTTCAGCTGAATAATTTTGCCCGTCAAAACCTTTTTTATTAAAAGTTGCTGTAGCGTCTGAAACAACAAAAGTTTCATATCCAAAGTTACCGGCCATTCGTGTTGTAGTCGAAACACAATGATCTGTTGTTAAACCAACAATTACAAGTGTTTTAATATTTGCATTATCTAATTGCACTTTCAAATCAGTACCAATAAATGCACTATTTACATGTTTCTTAATTACTACTTCACTATCAAATGGCTTAACCAGATCTTTAAATTCATTCCCAGGATTATTTTCATTAAGCAAAGAATTTGGATTCGATGAACAATGTTTAATATGAAAAACGGGAAGATCATTTTCTCTCCAAAGTTTCAAAATATCACCAGCGTTTTCTTCCGCCTTTAAATTATTCCTTTGTCCGCCCCAATACTGAATATCATCAAATCCTTTTTGAATATCTATTAAGATTAAAGCTGGTTTGTCTGTTTTAGAAATTGCCATATTATTTTTGATTTTAAATAAACAGAGCTTAGTTTAAATTAATTAACTAAGCTCTCATCTTTTTTTTATTCACTTTAAAAATTATATTCTAAATCTTTAATTATTCAATTTCAAAACTTCAGAAGTATGTTTTCTAAGTTCTGTTAAAAGTTCTGGTTTATCATTTAAAGTTTGTCCGTAAGAAGGAATCATATTTTTCATTTTTGCCTCCCATTCCGGTGTTTTAATTTGATCTGTAAAACATCTGCTAACCAAGTCAATCATAATGGCCACTGCGGTCGATGCACCAGGAGAAGCTCCTAACAACACTGCTAAAGTCCCGTCATGTGTATTGATAACTTCTGTACCAAATTCTAAAACTCCACCACCTTTTTCATCTTTTTTAATCACCTGAACACGTTGTCCGGCTTTTTCTAATTTCCAATCTTTAGAACGTGCTGTTGGCAAATATTCGCGTAAAGCATTCATTCTGTCTTTTGGAGATTGACGTACTTGCTCGATCAAATATTTAGTTAGTGGAATATTATGGTATCCCGCTGATAACATCGGAATTAAATTGTTTGCTTTTATAGATAATGGTAAATCCAGGTAAGAACCATTTTTTAAGAAACGTGTTGAGAATCCCGCAAATGGACCAAAAAGTAATGCTTTTTCTCCGTCAATTACACGGGTATCAATATGAGGAACAGACATTGGTGGCGCACCAACACTAGCTTTACCGTAAACTTTTGCCTGATGTTTAGCAATTACCTCAGGGTTTGTACATTTTAACCATTGTCCGCTTACAGGGAAACCTCCGTAACCATTTCCTTCCGGAACGTTTGCTTTTTCTAATAAAGGCAATGAACCTCCACCAGCACCAATGAAAACAAATTTGGTATACGCTTTTCGTTTTTGACCAGTTGCTAAATCAGTGATTTTTATTCTCCAGCTTTTATCTTCACGTTGTTTTAATTTTGTTACTTCATGATTAAAGTATAAAGAAACACCGTCAAGTTTTTCTAAATAATTAAACATACTTCTGGTCAAAGCTCCAAAATTAACATCGGTACCAATTTCCAT contains:
- a CDS encoding malate:quinone oxidoreductase, yielding MPNETIRSNSEVVLIGAGIMSATLGVILKELQPDIKIEIYERLDIAAAESSDAWNNAGTGHSAFCELNYTPEKADGSIDPKKAISIAESFEISRQFWSYLVQENKVPSPDNFIKSVPHMSFVWGEKNVEYLKKRFEALQSNPIFSQMEFSSDFEKLKEWMPLVMEGRETTEKLAATHMEIGTDVNFGALTRSMFNYLEKLDGVSLYFNHEVTKLKQREDKSWRIKITDLATGQKRKAYTKFVFIGAGGGSLPLLEKANVPEGNGYGGFPVSGQWLKCTNPEVIAKHQAKVYGKASVGAPPMSVPHIDTRVIDGEKALLFGPFAGFSTRFLKNGSYLDLPLSIKANNLIPMLSAGYHNIPLTKYLIEQVRQSPKDRMNALREYLPTARSKDWKLEKAGQRVQVIKKDEKGGGVLEFGTEVINTHDGTLAVLLGASPGASTAVAIMIDLVSRCFTDQIKTPEWEAKMKNMIPSYGQTLNDKPELLTELRKHTSEVLKLNN
- a CDS encoding cysteine hydrolase family protein → MAISKTDKPALILIDIQKGFDDIQYWGGQRNNLKAEENAGDILKLWRENDLPVFHIKHCSSNPNSLLNENNPGNEFKDLVKPFDSEVVIKKHVNSAFIGTDLKVQLDNANIKTLVIVGLTTDHCVSTTTRMAGNFGYETFVVSDATATFNKKGFDGQNYSAELIHETALASLNGEFATVVTTDFIKQNIF